One segment of Acidianus sp. HS-5 DNA contains the following:
- a CDS encoding mandelate racemase/muconate lactonizing enzyme family protein, which produces MKIRDIETIKLSSREFYEQDALAVKEGAEHHMDVVVVKVTTEDGEIGYGESIAYGALESVATTIEKILKPLTLGEEVSPVNLWDKMYKSTFRLGRRGIIISAISGIDIALWDILGKEFGAPIYSILGASSRRIKGYITGGYYRQDKDIEKLLDEVKSYIDKGFDTVKIKIGGLKVEEDLKRLRAIKDNFEKVDIAVDANNVYDFNTALKVGKELEKLGIIFFEEPIPTDFPSLSSELAKALDVPIAGYETAFTLYEFRDIILNHAVDIVQADAAWSGGITEMLRIGNFARAFSFPLIPHYSAGGIGFIASLHVALAINSPMIEYHLRYNPLREGLVGEIKYENGEFIPPQRPGLGISLKEEIIKKYRV; this is translated from the coding sequence ATGAAAATACGTGATATTGAAACGATAAAATTATCTTCTAGAGAATTTTATGAGCAAGATGCGTTAGCCGTTAAAGAAGGTGCGGAGCATCATATGGACGTTGTAGTAGTAAAAGTCACTACTGAAGATGGGGAGATAGGATATGGAGAGTCTATAGCATATGGAGCTTTAGAATCTGTAGCAACTACTATAGAAAAAATTCTTAAACCATTAACATTAGGTGAGGAAGTATCTCCGGTAAACTTGTGGGACAAAATGTATAAATCTACTTTTAGACTAGGAAGGAGAGGAATAATAATTTCTGCAATTAGTGGCATAGATATAGCGTTATGGGATATATTAGGTAAAGAATTTGGAGCTCCTATATATTCAATCCTTGGAGCCTCGAGTAGGAGGATAAAAGGTTATATCACGGGAGGTTATTATAGGCAGGATAAGGATATAGAGAAACTATTAGATGAAGTTAAAAGTTATATAGATAAGGGCTTTGATACCGTTAAAATAAAGATAGGTGGACTTAAAGTTGAAGAAGACCTAAAGAGGTTAAGGGCAATAAAAGATAATTTTGAGAAGGTGGATATTGCAGTTGACGCAAACAACGTATATGACTTTAATACAGCATTAAAGGTCGGAAAAGAGCTAGAAAAACTAGGTATTATATTTTTCGAGGAACCAATACCTACTGACTTCCCTTCTTTAAGCTCTGAATTAGCTAAAGCCTTGGATGTTCCAATAGCTGGATACGAGACAGCCTTTACATTATACGAATTTAGAGATATTATTTTAAATCACGCCGTAGATATAGTGCAAGCTGATGCTGCATGGAGTGGAGGAATTACAGAAATGTTAAGAATAGGAAACTTTGCTAGAGCTTTTAGTTTTCCGTTAATACCGCATTACTCGGCTGGAGGGATAGGATTTATAGCAAGTCTTCATGTAGCATTAGCTATTAATTCACCCATGATAGAGTATCACCTAAGATATAATCCTTTAAGAGAGGGATTAGTAGGAGAGATAAAATACGAAAATGGAGAGTTCATTCCGCCACAAAGACCGGGTTTGGGAATTTCTTTAAAAGAAGAAATTATAAAGAAATATAGGGTGTAA